In the Alkaliphilus oremlandii OhILAs genome, one interval contains:
- a CDS encoding nucleoside recognition domain-containing protein, producing MINLVWFLMVAIGVVVGAVNGNIVAVTEAAFNSAKTAVDISIGLIGIMALWLGIMKIAEEAGLVKALARALRGIMRPLFPEVPEDHPAMGAMIMNLAANMLGLGNAATPLGLKAMQELQKLNPTEDTATNAMVMFLAINTSSVTLIPASVIAIRAAAGSVNSAEIIGPTLIATTASTIVAVIAVKCLQKLPAFQMNIKNNHTKNG from the coding sequence ATGATTAACCTCGTCTGGTTTCTTATGGTAGCCATTGGTGTTGTCGTTGGAGCGGTCAACGGTAATATTGTGGCGGTGACAGAAGCTGCTTTTAATAGTGCAAAAACAGCAGTGGATATTTCTATTGGGCTCATCGGCATCATGGCCCTATGGCTTGGTATCATGAAGATTGCTGAGGAGGCGGGCTTAGTTAAAGCCTTGGCAAGAGCCTTAAGAGGAATTATGCGTCCTCTTTTTCCGGAGGTACCAGAGGATCATCCTGCTATGGGTGCTATGATTATGAACCTAGCTGCAAATATGCTGGGTTTAGGCAATGCTGCAACCCCATTAGGTTTAAAGGCTATGCAAGAGTTACAGAAGCTCAATCCTACGGAAGATACTGCTACAAATGCCATGGTTATGTTTTTAGCGATTAATACTTCATCGGTGACATTAATACCAGCGTCCGTTATTGCTATTCGAGCAGCCGCAGGCTCTGTCAATTCGGCAGAGATCATAGGACCTACCCTGATTGCCACCACAGCATCCACTATTGTAGCCGTAATCGCAGTGAAATGCCTTCAAAAATTACCTGCTTTTCAGATGAACATCAAAAATAATCATACTAAGAATGGATAA
- a CDS encoding spore maturation protein, which yields MKFIQLISDFAIPLILLFIPAYGYFKKVKVYESFTDGAKEGFHTAIRIIPYLVAMLVGIGIFRASGAMDILTSLLSPVTNIIGMPSETVPMALMRPLSGGGATGIMTDLITTYGPDSLIGRMASVMMGSTETTFYILAVYFGSISIKKTRHALPAGLIADFVGLAIAVTVTVLMF from the coding sequence ATGAAATTTATTCAATTAATTTCTGATTTTGCAATTCCGCTGATTTTATTATTCATACCTGCCTATGGATATTTTAAGAAAGTGAAGGTCTATGAAAGTTTTACGGATGGTGCAAAGGAAGGTTTTCATACTGCCATTCGAATTATTCCTTATTTAGTTGCCATGTTGGTTGGAATTGGTATATTTAGAGCATCTGGGGCTATGGATATACTGACATCCCTATTAAGTCCAGTTACCAATATAATCGGCATGCCTTCAGAGACTGTACCGATGGCACTGATGCGACCTTTATCTGGTGGAGGCGCTACTGGAATAATGACAGATTTGATTACAACCTATGGTCCAGACTCTCTAATTGGCCGCATGGCATCTGTAATGATGGGATCTACAGAAACAACCTTTTATATTTTGGCTGTGTACTTTGGTTCTATATCTATTAAAAAAACGAGACACGCACTGCCCGCAGGTCTTATTGCAGATTTTGTAGGATTAGCAATAGCCGTAACTGTGACCGTATTAATGTTTTAA
- a CDS encoding DUF1858 domain-containing protein yields the protein MKIIDLNKSIYDLSQRYPEIIDIMIHLGFQDIGKKGMLNTAGRIMTISKGALMKGIEMDVIRKEFEDRGFYIK from the coding sequence ATGAAAATAATTGATTTGAATAAAAGTATTTATGATTTAAGTCAAAGGTATCCTGAAATCATCGATATTATGATTCATTTAGGATTCCAGGATATTGGAAAAAAAGGGATGTTGAATACGGCTGGTAGAATCATGACCATCTCCAAAGGTGCTTTGATGAAGGGCATTGAAATGGACGTAATAAGAAAAGAATTTGAAGATAGAGGGTTTTATATAAAATAA